DNA sequence from the Brachybacterium avium genome:
TGCTCGGGTGAGCGGTAGCGCTTGGCGACCAGCAGAGCAGCCTCGCCCGCGGCGCCGGTGAGGTGCTCGGTGGGCAGGGCGCGCTCGATGAGGAAGGCATCCGCCTCCTTACCGGTCTTGAGGATCCCGAGCTCGGTATCGATCGCGCCGTCATGCTGGACCACCCAGTCGGGGAAGGGCTGCGGGCCGCGATCGATGATGTGGGCGGTCTCCGGCCATGTGGACCAGCGCTGGTCGTCGTCGAGCTCGGCGACGGAGAGGAAGTGCATCGACTTCGCGAAGAAGGCGTCCCGGTCGAAGGACGTGGTCATGGGATCTCCTGAGGGAGGACCTGCGAATGCTCAGCAGGTCGGAGCGGAAGGGAGGACTGCACGGGTCAGCACGGCGGGGACCATCAGCTCCTCCTTCCCTCAGGGCTCCATCCGGAACCGGTATCACCGTACGACGGGGAGGCGGCGGGGCGCGAGGGAATTCTCGGAGCCTGGGGAGCGCCGGGGGAGGAGTGGCCCGGAAGCCGTCCGCTGCGGGACACTGTTCCCATGTTTCTCGAGAACCTCGGCGTCGACGCCCTGGACCCTCTCCGCCTCGGCCGCTTCTGGGAAGCGGCGCTGGGCACGACCTCGCTCACGGTGGAGCCCGACCTCCTCGAGACGCGGCTGGACCTCGACGGGACCGCGTATCTGGACCTGTGCTTCGTGCGGGTGCCCGCACCGAACCAGGCGCCGCTGCGCCTGCAGCTCGCGCTGCGCGGCGGGACGGAGCAGGCCGACGTGGTCGAGCGCCTGCGAGGACTCGGCGCCGAGGAGCTCGACAGCGGGCATGGTGGGCAGCCCCGGGGCGAGCTCGCCGACGTCGAGGGGAGAGCCTTCCGCGTGAGGGGCGAGCAGGAGGAGTGCGTCGATACGGGACCGCTCGCGGCGGTGCTGCTGGAGTCCGCCGATCCGGAGCGGGACGCGGAGTTCTGGGCCTGGCTGAGCGGCTGGGCGCCGGCGCCGGACCGCGGGGCGCACACCCTGCGCCACCCGTCCCTGCATGGACCGCTGCTCGAGCTCGTCCCGGAGCGGGCGCCCAAGCGGCCCGATGCGAAGAATCCGATCCACCTCGACGTGCGCCTCGAGCCGGGCGAGGACCCCGAGGAGATCGCCGCCGAGATCGAGCGGCGCGGCGGCCGCGAGATGCACCCCGACTGGGGAGAGCTGCCCTGGCGGGTGCATCAGGACCCCTCCGGGAACGAGTTCTGCGTGCTGCCCGCGCCGGCGGTCGCGCCGTGAGCGACGGGCGGCGGACCGCCGCCTTCCTGTCCGTGCTGCTGGGGGCGGCCGGGGTCCTGCACCTCACCCGGCCCGCACCCTTCGACAGCATCGTCCCGCCCGTACTGCCCGGGCCGGCGCGCACCTACACCTGCGCCTCGGGCGCGGCGGAGCTCGTCGTCGCGGGCCTGCTCGCGCATCCGCGCACCCGCCGCCTCGGCGGGCACGCTGCGACCGCACTGCTGGTCGCCGTGTTCCCCGCGAATGTGCAGATGGCGTACGACTGGCGCCATGCCCGACCGCGGAAGCGGGTGATCGCGCTGGCACGCCTGCCGCTGCAGGGCGTGCTCATCGCGCAGGCTCGGCGCGTGGCGCGATGACCGCGCCCCTGACCCTCCCCGTCGACGGCCTCGAGCGGCGTCGGGTCCAGCGACGCACCATCGCGGTGCTGATCGCGGGCCAGATCATCTCCGGCCTCGGGATCGGTGCGGCGGTGAGCATGGGCGCGCTGCTGGTCGCCGCAGTGACCGGCAGCGAGGCGTGGTCCGGGATGGCCGCGACGATGAACACCCTCGGTGCCGCGCTGTTCGCCATCCCCCTGGCGCTGCTCGCCCGTCGCCGGGGCCGACGGATCTCCCTGACCACCGGAGCCGTGACGGCAGCGCTCGGCGCCTTCGCAGTGGTCGTCTCCGCGGTCCTCGACAACCCGTTCCTGCTGCTGCTGAGCATGGCGGTGCTGGGCATCGGCTCCGCCCTGAACTTCCATTCACGGTTCGCCGCCACCGACCTGGCGACCGACTCCACCCGCGGCCGGGACCTCTCCCTGGTGGTGTGGTCCACGACGATCGGCGCCGTCGTCGGCCCGAACCTCGCCGAGCCCAGCGACGTCCTCGGCCGCTCCCTGGGCCTGCCGGAGCTCACCGGCGGTTTCGTGATCGCCGCGGCCGCTCAGCTGCTGGGCGCCCTGCTCTACGCGGTCGCGCTGCGCCCGGACCCGCTGCTGCTCGCCCTGGGTCCGCATCGCGCAGTGCCCGCCGGGCCGCAGCGACGGGCCGCGCGAGGCCTCGCGATCCTGCGCAGCAACCTCACCGCCCGCCGCGCGGTGCTGGCCACCAGCCTCAGCCATGCGGTGATGGTGGCGCTGATGGGGATGACACCCATCCACCTGATGGGCCACGGCGCGGACCTCACGATCGTCGGGATCACCATCAGCCTCCACATCGCCGGGATGTTCGGGATCTCCCCAGTGTTCGGTCTGCTCACCGACCGGGTCGGGGGCCGGGCGGTGATCCTGCTCGGCCAGGTGCTGCTGACGGCGGCGCTGCTGGTCGCGGCGCTGGGATCCCAGAGCAACCAGCTGGTCGCGATCGCTCTGGTGCTGCTGGGGTTGGGGTGGTCGGCCTCCAACGTCGCCGGGTCCACGATGCTCAGCGGCGCCGTCCCCGTCGAGCAGCGGCCCGCCACCCAGGGCACCTCGGACCTGCTGATGAACCTCGCCGGTGCGGGCGGTGGGGCGCTGGCCGGGCTGATCCTGGCCGGGGTCGGCTTCTCCGGCCTCGCCCTCTGCCTCCTGATGCCGGTCGCCGTGGTGACCCTCGACCAGCTGGTGCGGCGCCGCTGAGACGGGCGAGAGCTGACGAATGCCCCACATCATTACTATCGACCATAGTAACTATGTGGGAGGGTAGCGCCGGATGCCGCACCCGACCCGACCGGAGGACCCATGTCTCGCGCCCATCGATCCGACCCCACGCATGCGTCGCGGGACGGCGTCCTGCGTCGCTGGGGGATCCCGGTGGGGATCGGGGTCGCCGTCGCCGCGCTGATCGCCGGGGTGTTCTGGGTTCAGCAGGAACCGGCGACCACGCCCACGCAGGGCAGCGGCGGGAGCTCGACGAGCTCCGAGCAGCCGGCGGCGATCGAGCATCCGGAATCGGTGGCCGCCCCCGATCTCAGCTCCCAGGAGGGGCGGGATCCCGATGACCAGCTCGCCGAGGGGCCCGTCGATGCGCCGGTCGTGCTGGTCATGTTCTCGGACTTCCAGTGCTCGTTCTGTGCGAAGTGGTCCGACGAGACCCTGCCGGAGATGCGCGAGTACGTCGAGCGCGGTGAGCTGCGCATCGAGTACCGCGATGTGAACATCTACGGCGAGGACTCCGAGCGCGCCGCCCGGGCGAGCCTCGCTGCCGCGATGCAGGGTGAGCATGCGCAGTACCACGCACTGCTGTTCGAGGACGGCGAGATCCGCTCCGGCCAGGGGCTCAGCGAGGAGTCGCTGGTCGAGCTGGCCGGGCAGATCGGCCTGGACACGGAGCAGTTCGCGGCCGATATGAACTCGGAGCAGGTCGCCGAGACGATCGCGGAGAACGCGCAGCAGGGCATCGACCTCGGGGCGATGTCGACCCCGGCCTTCATCATTGGCGGCACCCCGACCGCCGGCGCGCAGCCCACCGAGGTGTTCACCGAGCTGGTGGACAAGGCGCTGGCCGAGAGCGAGGGCTGAGATGGAGGTCGGACTCCTCACCGCCTTCTTCGGCGGGGCGCTCGCGCTCCTCAGTCCGTGCGGAGCGCTCCTGCTGCCGGGCTTCTTCGCCTCCACCGTGACCTCCCGCGCCGCCCTGCTCCCGCACGCCGTGGTGTTCTATCTCGGTCTGGTGGTGACCCTGGTCCCGCTCGGCGTCGGCGCCGGGGCGCTCGGAGCCCTGGTGATCGGGCACCGCACCCTGCTGATCGGCATCACCTCGCTGGTGCTGGTGCTGCTCGGCGCCCTGCACGCCCTGGGCCTCGGCTTCGATCTCAGCCGGGCCCTCCCGGGCTTCGACCGTCTCCAGCAGCGCTCGACCCAGGGCTCCGGGCTCGCCCGCAGCTTCGTGCTCGGCGCCGTCGGCGGGATCGCCGGATTCTGCGCGGGGCCGATCCTCGGCGCCGTGCTCACCCTGGCCATGGGTCAGGGGAACATGCTCCTGGCCGGGATCCTGCTCGCCGTTTACGGCGCCGGGATGGTGGTGCCGCTGACCATCCTGGCGGCGGTCTGGAACCGCCTGGGCAGCCGGGGCAGGAACCTGCTGCGCGGCCGCGAGTTCACGCTGCTGGGGCGACGCCTGCACACCACCACCTTCATCACCGGAGTGGTGATCATCGCCCTCGGCATCGTGTTCTGGGTGACCAACGGCCTGGTCACCATGCCCTCTCTCGTCCCCACCAGCACCCTCGCCCGCTGGCAGGCGGGCAGCGCCGGTCTCAACGACCCCGTCGTGCAGAT
Encoded proteins:
- a CDS encoding VOC family protein; amino-acid sequence: MFLENLGVDALDPLRLGRFWEAALGTTSLTVEPDLLETRLDLDGTAYLDLCFVRVPAPNQAPLRLQLALRGGTEQADVVERLRGLGAEELDSGHGGQPRGELADVEGRAFRVRGEQEECVDTGPLAAVLLESADPERDAEFWAWLSGWAPAPDRGAHTLRHPSLHGPLLELVPERAPKRPDAKNPIHLDVRLEPGEDPEEIAAEIERRGGREMHPDWGELPWRVHQDPSGNEFCVLPAPAVAP
- a CDS encoding MauE/DoxX family redox-associated membrane protein — encoded protein: MSDGRRTAAFLSVLLGAAGVLHLTRPAPFDSIVPPVLPGPARTYTCASGAAELVVAGLLAHPRTRRLGGHAATALLVAVFPANVQMAYDWRHARPRKRVIALARLPLQGVLIAQARRVAR
- a CDS encoding MFS transporter; amino-acid sequence: MTAPLTLPVDGLERRRVQRRTIAVLIAGQIISGLGIGAAVSMGALLVAAVTGSEAWSGMAATMNTLGAALFAIPLALLARRRGRRISLTTGAVTAALGAFAVVVSAVLDNPFLLLLSMAVLGIGSALNFHSRFAATDLATDSTRGRDLSLVVWSTTIGAVVGPNLAEPSDVLGRSLGLPELTGGFVIAAAAQLLGALLYAVALRPDPLLLALGPHRAVPAGPQRRAARGLAILRSNLTARRAVLATSLSHAVMVALMGMTPIHLMGHGADLTIVGITISLHIAGMFGISPVFGLLTDRVGGRAVILLGQVLLTAALLVAALGSQSNQLVAIALVLLGLGWSASNVAGSTMLSGAVPVEQRPATQGTSDLLMNLAGAGGGALAGLILAGVGFSGLALCLLMPVAVVTLDQLVRRR
- a CDS encoding DsbA family protein, encoding MSRAHRSDPTHASRDGVLRRWGIPVGIGVAVAALIAGVFWVQQEPATTPTQGSGGSSTSSEQPAAIEHPESVAAPDLSSQEGRDPDDQLAEGPVDAPVVLVMFSDFQCSFCAKWSDETLPEMREYVERGELRIEYRDVNIYGEDSERAARASLAAAMQGEHAQYHALLFEDGEIRSGQGLSEESLVELAGQIGLDTEQFAADMNSEQVAETIAENAQQGIDLGAMSTPAFIIGGTPTAGAQPTEVFTELVDKALAESEG
- a CDS encoding cytochrome c biogenesis CcdA family protein, with product MEVGLLTAFFGGALALLSPCGALLLPGFFASTVTSRAALLPHAVVFYLGLVVTLVPLGVGAGALGALVIGHRTLLIGITSLVLVLLGALHALGLGFDLSRALPGFDRLQQRSTQGSGLARSFVLGAVGGIAGFCAGPILGAVLTLAMGQGNMLLAGILLAVYGAGMVVPLTILAAVWNRLGSRGRNLLRGREFTLLGRRLHTTTFITGVVIIALGIVFWVTNGLVTMPSLVPTSTLARWQAGSAGLNDPVVQIAVILALGALALLLWWRWDRRRRREQDAPTTITLTPGRRP